The following are from one region of the Tautonia plasticadhaerens genome:
- a CDS encoding RIFT barrel domain-containing protein has protein sequence MIPIDVASKRGETIPVPSRPAKRMQAIPLAVEGGWASPAPGPVTVGLPFPAGMLANPGGLSLRDPDGRPATLQARTLARWPDGSAKWVLLDFIATQDPERRAAWSLELRTADPARAEATPLRVAQADGAIEVDTGAVVFRLDRSTFPLAGARVGGEDVLDPGSTSAVLVDRSGRPRPPRVEALAMEEAGPVRVTVRVEGGFPGRSPCRFLARLCFFAGTGLVRLRFTVVNPRRPRHPGGLWDLGDPGSIRFRDLSLSVGLSGPGEAALSWSAEEGQPPRSAPGGPLEIYQDSSGGEHWQSRNHVDYLGRIPVAFRGYRLRLGGIEERGLRAEPIVSIRGPLGQLTAAMPEFWHQFPKAVEADGRALRLRLFPGQAVGDFELQGGEQKTHSAWLHVGPPGTTPIDPLGWARRPARAFASPDWYAKSGAVPYLTAPPSIPSPRTDALLGGILDGDRSLPTRRETVDEYGWRHFGEVHADHEEAYYDGPRPIVSHYNNQYDMVLGFAVHALRTADARWADLLDALARHVIDIDIYHTDRDKAAYNGGLFWHTDHYRDAASSTHRSFSSANRPPGRDYGGGPSNEHNYTTGLLHYHYLTGDPQARDAVLSLADWVVGMDDGSRNVLGVVDDGPTGLASQTAEADYHGPGRGAGNSVNALLDAWLLTREPGYLAKAEELIRRVVHPEDDLPALDLLDAERRWSYTVFLSVLSRYLALKAEAGEVDPVYAYAQAALVHYARWMAEHEAPYLDHPDRLEYPTETWAAQDLRKANILRLASAHADEPLRPAMLRKADALGDRAWADLTGFPSRDVARSVALVMLEGLREEHLRRRPPDAAPRPAFDCPTGPPSAFRGQKRRVFDQLKRPGGLIVASVRIADPTRWVRYLDWRRAVPARRPPR, from the coding sequence ATGATTCCCATCGACGTCGCCTCGAAACGAGGTGAGACCATACCCGTGCCCTCCCGGCCGGCCAAGAGGATGCAGGCCATCCCCCTCGCGGTCGAGGGGGGCTGGGCCTCTCCGGCCCCCGGCCCGGTCACCGTCGGGCTCCCGTTCCCCGCGGGGATGCTGGCAAACCCCGGGGGGCTCTCGCTGCGCGATCCCGACGGCCGCCCCGCAACGCTCCAGGCCCGGACCCTCGCCCGATGGCCCGACGGGAGCGCGAAGTGGGTGCTCCTGGACTTCATCGCCACCCAGGATCCGGAGCGTCGGGCGGCCTGGTCACTCGAGCTCAGGACCGCCGATCCTGCCCGGGCGGAAGCGACTCCCCTCCGAGTCGCCCAAGCCGACGGGGCGATCGAGGTCGACACCGGGGCGGTGGTCTTCCGGCTCGACCGATCGACGTTCCCCCTGGCCGGGGCCCGTGTCGGCGGCGAGGACGTCCTGGATCCGGGCTCGACCTCGGCCGTCCTGGTCGATCGATCGGGCCGACCCCGGCCCCCTCGGGTCGAAGCGTTGGCGATGGAGGAGGCCGGCCCCGTCCGGGTCACGGTGCGGGTCGAGGGGGGGTTCCCGGGGCGTTCCCCCTGCCGGTTCCTCGCTCGGCTCTGCTTCTTCGCCGGGACCGGGCTGGTCCGCCTTCGATTTACGGTCGTCAACCCGAGGCGGCCCAGACACCCCGGCGGCCTCTGGGACCTGGGCGACCCCGGCTCGATCCGATTCCGAGATCTGTCGCTATCTGTCGGCCTCTCGGGCCCCGGCGAAGCGGCCCTCTCGTGGTCCGCGGAGGAGGGACAGCCGCCGCGATCGGCCCCCGGCGGTCCCCTGGAGATCTACCAGGACTCCAGCGGCGGCGAGCATTGGCAGAGCCGCAACCACGTCGATTACCTCGGGCGGATCCCCGTGGCCTTCCGGGGCTATCGTCTCCGCCTCGGGGGCATCGAAGAACGCGGCCTCCGGGCCGAACCGATCGTCTCGATCCGGGGCCCCCTCGGGCAGCTGACCGCCGCGATGCCCGAGTTCTGGCATCAATTCCCGAAGGCCGTCGAGGCGGACGGCCGGGCCCTGCGACTTCGCCTGTTCCCCGGGCAAGCGGTCGGGGACTTCGAGCTTCAGGGGGGCGAGCAGAAGACGCACTCGGCCTGGCTCCACGTCGGCCCTCCCGGCACGACGCCGATCGACCCGCTCGGGTGGGCCCGGCGACCGGCGCGAGCCTTCGCCTCCCCGGATTGGTACGCGAAGTCCGGCGCTGTCCCCTATTTGACCGCCCCCCCGAGCATACCCTCGCCGAGGACCGATGCCCTCCTGGGCGGCATCCTCGACGGCGACCGGAGCCTTCCGACCCGCCGAGAGACCGTCGACGAATACGGCTGGCGCCACTTCGGCGAGGTCCACGCCGACCACGAGGAGGCGTACTACGACGGCCCCCGTCCCATCGTCTCCCACTACAACAACCAGTACGACATGGTCCTTGGGTTCGCCGTCCATGCCCTCCGGACGGCCGACGCCCGGTGGGCCGACCTGCTCGACGCCCTCGCCCGACACGTCATCGACATCGACATCTACCACACGGACCGGGACAAGGCCGCCTACAACGGCGGCCTGTTCTGGCACACCGACCACTACCGGGACGCGGCCTCCAGCACCCACCGCTCCTTCTCGTCGGCCAACCGGCCCCCCGGCCGCGACTACGGCGGTGGCCCGAGCAATGAGCACAATTACACGACCGGGCTGCTGCACTACCACTACCTGACCGGCGACCCCCAGGCCCGGGACGCCGTCCTGAGCCTGGCCGACTGGGTCGTCGGCATGGACGACGGCTCGAGGAACGTCCTCGGGGTCGTCGATGACGGGCCGACCGGCCTGGCCAGCCAGACGGCCGAGGCCGACTACCACGGGCCCGGGCGGGGCGCCGGCAATTCGGTCAACGCCCTGCTCGACGCCTGGCTCCTCACCCGAGAGCCCGGCTACCTCGCCAAGGCCGAGGAGCTGATTCGCCGCGTCGTCCACCCCGAAGATGACCTCCCGGCGCTCGACCTGCTCGACGCCGAGCGCCGCTGGTCCTACACCGTCTTCCTGTCCGTCCTCTCCCGCTACCTCGCCCTCAAGGCCGAGGCCGGCGAGGTCGACCCCGTCTATGCCTACGCGCAGGCCGCCCTAGTCCACTACGCCCGGTGGATGGCCGAGCACGAGGCGCCTTACCTCGACCACCCCGACCGGCTGGAGTACCCGACCGAGACCTGGGCGGCGCAGGATCTCCGCAAGGCCAACATCCTTCGCCTGGCCTCGGCCCACGCCGACGAGCCGCTCCGCCCCGCGATGCTCCGCAAGGCCGACGCCCTGGGCGACCGGGCCTGGGCCGACCTGACTGGCTTCCCGTCGCGGGACGTCGCCCGGTCCGTCGCCCTCGTGATGCTCGAGGGCCTCCGGGAAGAACACCTCCGCCGCCGCCCCCCGGACGCGGCCCCCCGCCCGGCGTTCGACTGCCCGACCGGCCCCCCGTCGGCCTTTAGGGGGCAGAAGCGTCGCGTCTTCGACCAGCTGAAACGGCCCGGAGGGTTGATCGTCGCCTCCGTCCGGATCGCCGACCCGACACGCTGGGTACGCTACCTCGACTGGCGTCGGGCCGTCCCGGCGAGGAGGCCCCCCCGATGA
- a CDS encoding glycosyltransferase, translating into MSPRPTICQVLHGLEVGGAEVLAAIMARRLGDEFRFVFACLDDLGTLGEALRDEGFPVEVFGRRPGLDGRCALNLATLLRRERVDVLHAHQYTPFFYGLIARRLYRRPAILFTEHGRHFPDYPRRKRIVANRLLLERRDRVVGVGRAVRKALIENEGIPAERVEVVYNGIDLDPSDTDGDREGVRRELGIGPDDPMAIQVARLDPLKDHVAAVRAMGLVTRRHPDARLVLVGEGPERPAIEREVRRLDLGRNVLLLGLRRDVSRLLSGADLALLTSISEGIPLTLIEAMAAGLPVVSTDVGGVAEVVEPGRTGLLAPAGDPEAIADRVATLIGEDRQRAELGDLGRQRARELFSETRMVGHYAELYARMSAGRIAAAVAAGPAGGAAR; encoded by the coding sequence ATGAGCCCAAGGCCAACGATCTGCCAGGTGCTGCACGGCCTCGAGGTCGGCGGCGCCGAGGTCCTGGCCGCCATCATGGCCCGGCGCCTCGGCGATGAGTTTCGGTTCGTCTTCGCCTGCCTCGACGACCTTGGCACGCTCGGCGAGGCGCTCCGGGACGAGGGGTTCCCCGTCGAGGTCTTCGGCCGGCGGCCGGGGCTCGACGGCCGATGTGCCCTGAACCTAGCGACGCTGCTCCGCCGAGAGCGGGTCGACGTGCTGCACGCCCACCAGTACACGCCGTTCTTCTACGGCCTGATCGCCCGGAGGCTCTACCGGCGCCCCGCGATCCTCTTCACGGAGCACGGCCGGCATTTCCCGGACTATCCTCGCCGCAAGCGGATCGTCGCCAACCGGCTGCTCCTGGAGCGCCGGGACCGCGTCGTGGGCGTGGGCCGGGCCGTGCGGAAGGCCCTGATCGAGAACGAAGGCATCCCGGCCGAGCGCGTTGAGGTCGTCTACAACGGGATCGACCTCGACCCGTCCGACACCGACGGCGACCGCGAGGGGGTCCGCCGCGAGTTGGGCATCGGCCCCGATGACCCGATGGCGATCCAGGTCGCCCGGCTCGACCCGCTCAAAGACCATGTGGCCGCGGTCCGGGCTATGGGCCTCGTCACCCGGCGGCACCCCGACGCCCGGCTCGTCTTGGTCGGGGAAGGCCCGGAGCGGCCGGCGATCGAGCGAGAGGTCCGGCGGCTCGATCTGGGGCGCAACGTCCTGCTCCTCGGCCTCCGAAGGGACGTCTCTCGCCTCCTCTCGGGGGCGGATCTCGCCCTGCTGACGAGCATCAGCGAGGGGATCCCCCTGACGCTGATCGAGGCCATGGCCGCGGGCCTGCCCGTCGTTTCGACCGACGTCGGCGGCGTCGCCGAGGTCGTCGAGCCCGGCCGGACGGGCCTCCTCGCGCCGGCCGGCGACCCCGAGGCGATTGCCGATCGGGTCGCGACGCTGATCGGGGAAGACCGGCAGCGGGCCGAACTCGGCGACCTCGGCCGGCAGAGGGCCCGCGAGCTTTTCTCGGAGACCCGGATGGTGGGGCATTATGCCGAGCTCTACGCGAGGATGTCGGCCGGGCGAATCGCGGCGGCTGTCGCCGCCGGACCGGCCGGGGGGGCCGCCCGATGA
- a CDS encoding glycosyltransferase family 4 protein, which yields MIVRPDYDRAPIGAPGRPAGPAGGEAMTTVLAVTSQLPWPLNTGGHLRTFHLLRAAALHYRVRLVTAAGPDDAGAIAALRDHGIEVEVAAVGPRSPWREAARALAAAGRGQPYVFYRRHDRRAVRRQLRKLVATGPAAVYLDHLDSFAFRRLLGGLPIVLDLHNVYSTIARRASAERAPGPVSLYLRREAALLRRAERSAAEGADILLTVSEDDARHFAGLGAGDVRVVPNGVDAASYADLPEGRSTPIPTLLYIGAMSWEPNARAARFLATEVLPAVRERFPGARLRVVGRDPSREVRSLGGRPGVEVTGTVADVRPYLADADVLAVPLETGGGTRLKILEAFAAGLPVVSTPVGCEGLRVRHDEHLVIAERGRFSGAVERLLDDPATGRRLAGRARALALESYDWDVIGEAARDAITDAIRCATPTTNLP from the coding sequence ATGATCGTCCGACCAGACTACGACCGGGCCCCAATCGGGGCCCCCGGCCGCCCGGCCGGGCCGGCCGGGGGCGAGGCGATGACGACGGTCCTGGCGGTGACCAGCCAGCTCCCCTGGCCCTTGAACACCGGGGGACACCTCCGGACGTTCCATCTGCTCCGCGCCGCCGCCCTCCACTACCGGGTCCGGCTGGTGACCGCGGCCGGCCCCGACGACGCCGGGGCGATCGCCGCCTTGCGCGACCACGGCATCGAAGTCGAGGTGGCGGCCGTCGGCCCGCGATCGCCCTGGCGGGAGGCCGCCCGGGCCCTTGCCGCCGCGGGAAGGGGCCAGCCCTACGTTTTCTACCGGAGGCACGACCGCCGGGCCGTCCGCCGCCAGCTCCGCAAGCTCGTCGCGACAGGGCCGGCGGCCGTCTATCTCGACCATCTCGACTCATTCGCCTTCCGCAGGCTACTGGGCGGCCTGCCGATCGTTCTCGACCTCCACAACGTCTACTCCACCATCGCCCGCAGGGCCTCGGCCGAGCGGGCGCCCGGGCCGGTCTCCCTGTACCTGCGCCGAGAGGCCGCCCTGCTGCGGCGGGCCGAGCGGTCGGCTGCCGAGGGGGCCGACATCCTGCTCACCGTCTCGGAGGACGACGCCCGCCACTTCGCCGGCCTCGGGGCCGGGGACGTCCGCGTCGTCCCCAACGGCGTCGACGCCGCCTCCTACGCCGACCTGCCCGAGGGGCGGTCGACCCCGATCCCGACGCTGCTCTACATCGGCGCGATGTCCTGGGAGCCGAACGCCCGGGCCGCCCGGTTTCTGGCGACCGAGGTGCTCCCCGCCGTCCGAGAGCGGTTCCCCGGGGCCCGGCTCCGGGTCGTCGGCCGCGACCCCTCCCGGGAGGTCCGCTCGCTCGGGGGCCGGCCCGGCGTCGAGGTGACCGGGACGGTGGCCGACGTCCGCCCGTACCTGGCCGACGCCGACGTGCTGGCGGTGCCGCTCGAGACCGGGGGCGGGACCCGCCTGAAGATCCTCGAGGCATTCGCCGCGGGCCTCCCCGTCGTCAGCACACCTGTGGGATGCGAAGGCCTTCGCGTCCGGCACGACGAGCACCTCGTGATCGCCGAACGCGGTCGGTTCTCCGGGGCGGTCGAGCGTCTCCTCGACGACCCGGCGACGGGCCGACGCCTCGCCGGCCGGGCCCGCGCCCTGGCCCTCGAATCCTACGATTGGGACGTGATCGGCGAGGCGGCCCGCGACGCCATCACCGATGCGATCCGTTGTGCGACCCCGACCACGAATCTTCCCTGA
- a CDS encoding glycosyltransferase family 4 protein, with amino-acid sequence MCDPDHESSLNSMPNLTTVLDARVVCGTGGGPDKTILNSPRFLLPAGYRMLCAYMHPPGDPGFEHLRRRAEELEAPLLPVPDRGPWDVGVVRRMLEICRREGVEIWHGHDYKSNLLGLMLRPFWPMRLVTTVHGWVKQTSRTPLYYGIDRACLAHYERVICVSEDLHQRCLHLGVPRDRCLLIENGIDTERFVRRSAPDEAKARFGVPAGRTVVGAVGRLSAEKGFDLLIRAADRLIRDGHDFDLLIAGEGDDESRLRSLIDDLGCRDRVRLLGFLPEPIDLFHAMDIFALSSLREGLPNVVLEAMAMEVAVVATRVAGVPRLIVDGEDGVLVEPGSVDELTQSLGSLLRDPGRRSRLGRAGRETIDRRSCFRTRMRTIGKLYDELLGLAEPSTTSLEVTSS; translated from the coding sequence TTGTGCGACCCCGACCACGAATCTTCCCTGAATTCCATGCCGAACCTCACGACCGTCCTCGACGCCAGGGTCGTCTGCGGCACCGGCGGCGGGCCCGACAAGACGATCCTCAACTCGCCGCGCTTCTTGCTGCCGGCGGGGTATCGGATGCTTTGCGCCTACATGCACCCGCCCGGCGACCCCGGGTTCGAGCATCTCAGGCGTCGGGCCGAGGAGCTGGAGGCCCCCCTGCTGCCGGTCCCCGACCGCGGCCCCTGGGACGTGGGCGTCGTCCGCCGGATGCTGGAGATTTGCCGCCGCGAGGGGGTAGAGATCTGGCACGGCCACGACTACAAGAGCAACCTCCTGGGCCTGATGCTCAGGCCGTTCTGGCCGATGCGGCTGGTCACGACCGTCCACGGGTGGGTCAAGCAGACCAGCCGCACCCCGCTCTACTACGGCATCGATCGGGCCTGCCTGGCGCACTACGAGCGGGTGATCTGCGTCTCGGAGGACCTCCACCAACGCTGCCTGCACCTGGGCGTCCCCCGCGATCGCTGCCTGCTGATCGAGAACGGCATCGACACGGAGCGGTTCGTCCGCCGTTCGGCCCCCGACGAGGCGAAGGCCCGCTTCGGCGTCCCGGCCGGCCGCACGGTGGTCGGCGCCGTCGGCCGGCTCTCGGCCGAGAAGGGGTTCGACCTCCTGATTCGGGCAGCCGACCGCCTGATCCGGGACGGGCACGATTTCGATCTCCTGATCGCCGGCGAGGGGGATGACGAGTCACGGTTGAGATCCCTGATCGACGATCTCGGTTGCCGGGACCGTGTCCGCCTGCTCGGGTTCCTCCCCGAACCGATCGACCTGTTCCACGCGATGGACATCTTCGCCCTGAGCAGCCTGCGCGAGGGCCTGCCGAATGTGGTCCTCGAGGCCATGGCGATGGAGGTCGCGGTCGTTGCCACCCGGGTCGCCGGGGTCCCGAGGCTGATCGTAGACGGGGAAGACGGGGTGCTCGTGGAACCCGGCTCCGTCGACGAACTGACGCAGTCGCTCGGCAGCCTCCTGCGCGACCCGGGCCGGCGGAGCCGCCTCGGGCGGGCCGGCCGCGAGACGATCGATCGACGCTCTTGCTTCCGCACCCGGATGCGGACGATCGGCAAGCTCTACGACGAACTACTCGGCCTCGCCGAGCCGTCAACGACGTCCCTCGAGGTGACCTCGTCATGA
- a CDS encoding FemAB family XrtA/PEP-CTERM system-associated protein produces MIISPGRPGKTRVLMHAGECPDVLMARWEAFVAERGPGPLSYHPAWPSVLARGLGHTPFWIEVAEGDRTRGLLPLCFLRTRLFGRFLVGLPYLNYGGALAEDETVARLLVDEAVALADRLEVRFLELRQEHVLDHPALAHRPAEKAYMRLALPGDPETLWTSLSSKVRNQIRKGQKSGLEVTWGGEDQLDAFYEVFCRNMRDLGTPVFGRRLFREAARRFPGLAEFCVVRAGRRPVAAAMLLHGRGVTEVPSAGALREFNHQCANMIMYHNLLERAVAAGQETFDFGRSTPDTPVYRFKKQWGAVPAPAGWRSYVRVGAASELRPDNPRYRHAIRAWQRLPVALTRWVGPAIVRGIP; encoded by the coding sequence ATGATCATCTCCCCCGGACGTCCGGGCAAGACCCGGGTCCTCATGCACGCCGGCGAATGCCCGGATGTGCTGATGGCTCGCTGGGAGGCCTTCGTCGCCGAACGCGGCCCCGGGCCCCTGAGCTACCACCCGGCCTGGCCGTCCGTGCTGGCCCGAGGGCTGGGGCACACCCCCTTCTGGATCGAGGTCGCTGAGGGGGATCGGACGCGGGGCTTGCTCCCCCTGTGCTTCCTCCGCACCCGGCTCTTCGGGCGGTTCCTCGTCGGCCTGCCCTACCTGAACTACGGCGGTGCCCTCGCCGAGGATGAGACGGTCGCCAGGCTGCTCGTCGACGAGGCTGTGGCGCTGGCCGACCGGCTCGAGGTCCGGTTCCTCGAGCTCCGCCAAGAGCATGTCCTCGACCACCCCGCCCTCGCCCATCGGCCAGCCGAGAAGGCCTACATGCGGCTGGCCCTGCCCGGCGACCCCGAGACGCTCTGGACGTCCCTGAGCTCCAAAGTGCGCAATCAGATCCGCAAAGGACAGAAGTCCGGGCTGGAGGTAACCTGGGGCGGCGAGGATCAGCTCGATGCCTTCTACGAGGTCTTCTGCCGCAACATGCGCGACCTCGGGACCCCCGTCTTCGGCCGCCGTCTCTTTCGCGAGGCGGCCCGGCGCTTCCCCGGCCTCGCCGAGTTCTGCGTCGTCCGCGCCGGCCGACGCCCCGTCGCCGCGGCGATGCTGCTGCACGGCCGTGGGGTCACCGAGGTGCCCAGCGCCGGCGCGCTACGCGAGTTCAATCACCAGTGTGCGAATATGATAATGTATCACAACCTTCTCGAGCGAGCCGTCGCGGCGGGGCAGGAGACCTTCGATTTCGGCCGCTCCACGCCCGACACCCCGGTCTACCGCTTCAAGAAACAGTGGGGCGCCGTCCCCGCCCCGGCGGGGTGGCGGTCCTACGTCCGGGTCGGCGCCGCCTCCGAGTTACGCCCCGACAACCCCCGGTACCGGCATGCCATCCGGGCCTGGCAGCGGCTCCCCGTGGCCCTGACCCGCTGGGTCGGCCCCGCGATCGTACGCGGGATCCCCTGA
- a CDS encoding right-handed parallel beta-helix repeat-containing protein, translated as MTVILAIIVACSAADRCPECGWQPRTTETSVEVGTAEELIAAVGRARPNTTIFLRDGVYQINRWFEVAVPDIVIRGRSGDRNKVVLRGPGVDEHQVGTILSVGAPRVTIADLSVGLVAHHGVQVRGELGADDVELHNLRVVETGQQLVKGSMGEDGRGPHRGLLSCSTLEYVDHAPSSYTNGVDVLGGRGWVVRDCVFRRIRGPEAEGHRAGPAVLFWHGSRDTIVERNLVLDCYRGIAFGLEPRAGDPGADHLGGVIRRNAICNRSPWADEAIEVGACPDVLIDHNTVLVEGKLRWSISVRFPETAATVRNNLTNNSVAARDGARLEQSANILDARPEWFVDPDRGDLRLVGYATPSPGDRPGISGLAAGVGAFEPGAKRPTPGRQPDPPGGRAPGAHP; from the coding sequence ATGACCGTGATCCTCGCAATAATCGTCGCCTGCTCGGCGGCCGATCGGTGCCCCGAATGCGGCTGGCAGCCCCGGACGACGGAGACATCCGTCGAGGTCGGCACCGCCGAGGAGCTGATCGCCGCCGTCGGCCGGGCACGCCCCAACACGACGATCTTCCTCCGGGACGGGGTCTATCAGATCAATCGCTGGTTCGAGGTCGCCGTGCCCGACATCGTCATACGCGGGCGGTCCGGGGACCGGAACAAGGTGGTTCTGCGCGGCCCCGGGGTCGATGAGCATCAGGTCGGCACGATCCTCTCCGTCGGCGCGCCTCGGGTGACGATCGCCGACCTGAGCGTCGGCCTGGTCGCGCACCATGGGGTCCAGGTCCGAGGCGAGCTGGGGGCCGACGACGTGGAGCTCCACAACCTCCGCGTCGTCGAGACTGGCCAACAACTCGTCAAGGGGAGCATGGGCGAGGACGGCCGAGGCCCCCACAGAGGCCTCCTCTCCTGCTCGACCCTGGAGTACGTCGACCATGCCCCCAGTTCCTATACCAACGGGGTGGACGTCCTGGGGGGCCGCGGCTGGGTCGTGCGCGACTGCGTGTTCCGGCGCATCCGCGGACCCGAAGCCGAGGGCCATAGGGCCGGGCCGGCGGTCCTCTTCTGGCACGGCTCCCGAGATACGATCGTCGAGCGGAACCTCGTCCTCGACTGCTACCGGGGGATCGCATTCGGGCTGGAGCCGCGAGCCGGCGATCCCGGGGCGGATCACCTCGGTGGGGTCATTCGGAGGAACGCCATCTGCAATCGATCCCCCTGGGCCGACGAAGCGATCGAGGTCGGCGCCTGCCCCGACGTCCTGATCGACCACAACACCGTCCTGGTCGAGGGGAAGCTGCGATGGTCGATCAGCGTCCGGTTTCCCGAGACGGCCGCGACGGTGCGCAACAACCTGACGAACAACTCCGTGGCGGCCCGGGACGGCGCCAGGCTTGAGCAGTCGGCCAACATCCTCGACGCCCGACCGGAATGGTTCGTCGACCCGGACCGGGGAGACCTCCGACTTGTGGGTTACGCCACGCCCTCCCCGGGCGATCGGCCCGGAATCTCGGGGCTCGCCGCGGGTGTCGGGGCCTTCGAGCCCGGCGCCAAGCGGCCTACGCCCGGTCGACAGCCCGACCCGCCCGGAGGCCGGGCCCCCGGAGCACACCCATGA
- a CDS encoding XrtA system polysaccharide deacetylase produces MSREHLAHPAVADAGMRARPEDRLRIVLSFDVEEHHRIEAAAGLEIDADLRRHYAGRVGPATRLLLGMLGERGIRATFFIVGDLACRDPDLVREIHGEGHEIACHGWDHTSILRMSPEALRRDASRAKDALEQITGEVVSGYRAPTFSIVRRTAWAIDVIAEVGFEYDSSIYPVRHDRYGIPDAPRWPFIARGPRLALLELPPASYRVLGMNLPTGGGGYFRLLPSIVLEQTIRQIARRHPIPIATLYFHPWEFDPAQPRLPLTRPSQVRTYVGIASARDKLDALLGRHEFARAVDVASALSPGGDGIGEFVLGSRETE; encoded by the coding sequence ATGAGCCGCGAGCACCTCGCACACCCGGCGGTCGCCGACGCCGGCATGCGCGCCCGCCCCGAGGATCGGCTTCGGATCGTCCTGAGCTTCGACGTCGAGGAACACCATCGGATCGAGGCGGCGGCCGGGCTGGAGATCGACGCGGACCTCCGGCGGCACTACGCCGGTCGCGTCGGCCCGGCGACGCGCCTACTTCTCGGCATGCTGGGCGAGCGGGGAATCCGGGCGACGTTCTTCATCGTCGGCGACCTGGCGTGCCGCGACCCGGATCTGGTCCGCGAAATACATGGGGAAGGCCACGAGATCGCCTGCCACGGCTGGGATCATACCTCGATCCTTCGCATGTCGCCCGAGGCGTTGCGCCGGGACGCCAGTCGGGCCAAGGATGCGCTCGAACAGATCACGGGCGAGGTCGTCTCCGGCTACCGCGCGCCGACGTTCAGTATCGTGCGGAGGACGGCCTGGGCCATCGACGTGATCGCCGAAGTAGGGTTTGAATATGATTCCTCGATCTATCCAGTCCGCCATGATCGATACGGCATCCCGGACGCTCCCCGGTGGCCGTTCATCGCCCGAGGGCCGAGGCTCGCCCTGCTCGAATTGCCGCCAGCGTCCTACCGCGTCCTCGGGATGAACCTCCCGACGGGAGGCGGCGGATACTTTCGACTGCTCCCGTCCATCGTCCTCGAGCAGACGATCCGACAGATCGCCCGGCGCCACCCGATCCCGATCGCCACCCTCTACTTCCACCCCTGGGAGTTCGACCCCGCTCAGCCACGCCTTCCCCTCACTCGCCCGAGCCAAGTCCGCACCTACGTCGGGATCGCTTCGGCACGTGACAAGTTGGACGCCTTGCTCGGCCGGCACGAATTCGCAAGGGCCGTCGACGTGGCCTCGGCTCTCTCACCCGGGGGCGACGGCATCGGCGAATTTGTCCTGGGGTCGAGGGAGACGGAGTAA
- a CDS encoding reverse transcriptase family protein: MSLPPPPKVQESQEALHAKAKGSPGYRSYALYDKMYRRDALGWADARCRADGGVPGVDRQTFADIEAYGLDRRLGEPAAGLRAKSYRPQPARRVFIPKGDGKRRPLGIGTIRDRVAQMAVVPVLEPISEADLGPEQHAYRAGALEVD; encoded by the coding sequence GTGAGCCTACCACCTCCACCGAAGGTTCAGGAGTCCCAGGAGGCGTTGCACGCCAAGGCGAAGGGATCGCCCGGCTATCGGTCCTACGCGCTGTACGACAAGATGTACCGCAGGGACGCCCTGGGATGGGCCGACGCCCGCTGCCGTGCCGACGGCGGCGTGCCGGGGGTCGATCGCCAGACATTCGCGGACATCGAGGCGTACGGCCTGGACCGGCGGCTGGGCGAACCGGCGGCGGGATTGAGAGCGAAGTCGTACCGCCCCCAGCCGGCCCGGCGCGTGTTCATCCCGAAAGGCGATGGCAAGCGACGACCGCTGGGCATCGGTACGATCCGGGATCGCGTGGCGCAGATGGCCGTGGTCCCGGTCTTGGAGCCGATCTCCGAGGCCGACCTGGGGCCGGAGCAACACGCCTACCGGGCAGGGGCTTTGGAGGTGGACTGA